The proteins below are encoded in one region of Mycobacterium pseudokansasii:
- the mmaA2 gene encoding cyclopropane mycolic acid synthase MmaA2 has translation MAGQLTPHFDDVQAHYDLSDDFFRLFLDPTQTYSCAYFERDDMTLEEAQLAKIDLSLGKLGLQPGMTLLDVGCGWGATMRRAIEKYDVNVVGLTLSKNQAAHVQKTFDEFDSPRSRTVLLAGWEQFDEPVDRIVSIGAFEHFGHDRHADFFARAYQMLPADGAMLLHTITGLTMQQMVDAGLPLTLWLARFLKFIQTEIFPGGHPPTIEMVAEQSTTAGFTLTRRQSLRLHYARTLDLWAEALRAHQDEAIAIQSEEVYERYMKYLTGCAKLFRDGYIDVNQFTLQK, from the coding sequence ATGGCTGGACAGCTGACGCCGCATTTCGACGACGTGCAGGCGCACTACGATTTGTCCGACGACTTCTTCCGGCTGTTCCTGGACCCGACCCAGACCTACAGCTGCGCCTACTTCGAGCGTGACGACATGACGCTGGAGGAGGCCCAGCTCGCCAAGATCGACTTGTCGCTGGGCAAGCTGGGCCTGCAGCCGGGCATGACGCTGCTCGACGTCGGCTGCGGCTGGGGCGCCACCATGCGCCGGGCCATCGAAAAGTACGACGTGAACGTCGTCGGCCTGACGTTGTCGAAAAACCAGGCCGCCCACGTCCAGAAGACCTTCGACGAGTTCGACAGCCCGCGCAGCCGGACGGTGTTGCTGGCGGGCTGGGAGCAGTTCGACGAGCCCGTCGACCGCATCGTGTCCATCGGCGCCTTCGAGCACTTCGGCCACGACCGTCACGCGGACTTCTTCGCGCGGGCATATCAGATGCTGCCCGCCGACGGCGCCATGCTGCTGCACACCATCACCGGTCTGACCATGCAGCAGATGGTCGATGCCGGCCTGCCGCTCACCTTGTGGTTGGCCCGCTTCCTGAAGTTCATCCAGACCGAGATCTTCCCGGGCGGTCATCCGCCGACCATCGAGATGGTGGCGGAGCAGTCCACCACGGCGGGCTTCACCCTGACTCGGCGCCAATCACTGCGACTGCATTACGCGCGGACCCTGGACCTGTGGGCCGAGGCTTTGCGGGCGCACCAGGACGAGGCCATCGCGATCCAGTCCGAAGAGGTCTACGAGCGCTACATGAAGTACCTGACCGGCTGCGCCAAACTTTTTCGCGACGGCTATATCGACGTCAACCAGTTCACCTTGCAGAAGTAG
- a CDS encoding potassium/proton antiporter, producing MSLQQLYLALLIGGLVLLASIVGTRLATRVGFPSMLLFLLVGVAVGEDGLGLKFDDVQLARNVGTAALALILVEGGLTTRFTDIRTVLGPAATLATVGVLVSMAVTAVGAHLLLRVDWQVALLLGAIVSSTDAAAVFSVLRVLPLPRRVAGLLEAESGFNDAPAVILVLMFSAVPFAVEPGRAIADLLFELLTGAAVGVAIGYLGAFALRRIALPASGLYPIATFGLGLVAFAAAGASHASGFIAAYLASVVLANSGLPHRSATRSFAEGVGWLAQIGLFVLLGLLVDPGDVAHDVVAAIVVGLLLLLIARPLSVVASLAAFRIPWHDQVFLSWAGLRGAVPIVLATFPVVAGVPDSYRLLNIVFMLVVVFTLVQGPSLRPIAHRLGLISREATREIQVEAAPLDVLDAELLTMTVQPPSRLHNVTVLELRLPDPAVITLIIRNGHTFVPMPDTRIERGDELLIVTTSKTRAAAESRLRAVSRRGKLAYWFDEYGEPD from the coding sequence ATGAGCTTGCAGCAGCTGTATCTGGCTTTGTTGATCGGTGGCCTCGTGCTGCTGGCCAGCATTGTGGGCACCCGGTTGGCGACTCGGGTGGGATTTCCCAGCATGCTGCTCTTCCTGCTGGTCGGCGTCGCCGTCGGTGAGGACGGGCTGGGGTTGAAGTTCGACGACGTACAGCTGGCCAGAAACGTTGGTACCGCGGCGTTGGCCCTGATTCTCGTCGAAGGCGGATTGACCACCCGGTTCACCGACATCCGCACGGTGCTGGGACCCGCGGCAACATTGGCCACCGTCGGGGTACTCGTCAGCATGGCGGTTACCGCCGTTGGCGCACACCTGCTGCTGCGCGTCGACTGGCAGGTGGCCCTGTTGCTCGGAGCCATCGTCTCCTCGACCGACGCCGCAGCGGTGTTCTCGGTCCTGCGGGTGCTTCCGCTGCCGCGGCGGGTCGCCGGGCTGCTCGAGGCCGAATCCGGGTTCAACGATGCACCCGCTGTGATCCTGGTGTTGATGTTCAGTGCGGTGCCATTCGCCGTCGAGCCCGGGCGCGCGATCGCCGACCTGCTGTTCGAGCTCCTCACCGGCGCCGCGGTGGGGGTGGCTATCGGCTACCTGGGCGCCTTCGCACTGCGACGGATCGCGCTGCCCGCCTCCGGCCTGTACCCGATCGCGACCTTCGGGTTGGGTTTGGTGGCGTTCGCGGCCGCAGGGGCAAGCCACGCCAGCGGATTCATCGCCGCCTATCTGGCCTCGGTGGTGCTGGCCAACTCGGGACTGCCGCACCGGTCGGCAACCCGGTCGTTCGCCGAGGGGGTCGGCTGGCTGGCGCAGATCGGGCTGTTCGTGCTGCTCGGACTGCTGGTGGACCCCGGCGACGTGGCGCACGACGTGGTGGCCGCGATCGTCGTCGGACTGCTGTTGCTGCTGATTGCCCGGCCCCTGTCGGTGGTGGCATCGTTGGCGGCGTTCCGCATCCCGTGGCACGACCAGGTCTTCCTGTCGTGGGCGGGTCTGCGCGGCGCGGTGCCGATCGTGCTGGCCACCTTTCCGGTCGTCGCGGGCGTCCCGGACAGTTATCGCCTGCTCAACATCGTCTTCATGCTGGTCGTGGTATTCACCTTGGTGCAGGGCCCGAGCCTGCGCCCGATTGCGCATCGGCTGGGACTGATTTCCCGCGAAGCCACCCGCGAGATCCAGGTGGAAGCGGCGCCACTGGACGTGCTGGACGCGGAACTGCTGACCATGACCGTGCAGCCGCCGTCGCGCCTGCACAACGTCACCGTCCTGGAGCTGCGGCTGCCCGACCCGGCCGTGATCACCCTGATCATCCGTAACGGCCACACCTTCGTCCCGATGCCCGACACGCGGATCGAGCGCGGCGACGAACTACTGATCGTCACCACCAGCAAGACGCGGGCTGCAGCCGAGTCGCGACTTCGCGCGGTGAGCCGGCGGGGCAAGCTCGCCTACTGGTTCGACGAGTACGGCGAACCCGACTGA
- a CDS encoding serine/threonine protein kinase PknE, whose translation MGDSAADSREGSEFGPYRLRRLVGRGAMGDVYEAEDTVRERVVALKLMSPTLSSDPVFRTRMQREARTAGRLHEPHVVPIHDYGEIDGQLYLDMRLIDGKDLATILKRYGPLTPPRAVAVVRQIGSALDAAHAAGVTHRDVKPENILVSGDDFAYLVDFGIASATTDEKLTQLGSTVGTLYYMAPERFGNTEVTYRADIYALACVLYECLTGSPPYRGDQLSVMGAHLSQAIPRPSAARPGIPAAFDEVIARGMAKDPADRYATCGDLSAAAYAALATPDQDRATDILQRSQVAQLPAAVVGQPPAAFAPPPTPAGSLPPTPAGSPRTGWPPPSAPGSPVPTGAAPQPPSWAGATGWATGYSGTTGAPPWGQPPGPPSVPPAGGGKPWLWVGVAVAFVVAITAGLGIVIAQPWRSSAPRPGPTSSPQPADAVELRVLNDGVFVGSSAAATTIDIFNEPICPPCGAFIRSYASDIETAVADKKLAVRYHLLNFLDDQSHTKNYSTRAVAASYCVAAQNDPKVYSDFYSALFGSDFQPQEGAASDRTDAELAHLAQTVGANTTAISCIKSGSDRGTAQSKAAAASETLATFNANGTPFVWDGKKAVDLQNSSWLTRLTG comes from the coding sequence ATGGGTGATTCGGCCGCGGATTCGCGGGAGGGTTCGGAATTCGGTCCGTATCGACTGCGTCGTCTGGTAGGTCGAGGCGCCATGGGCGATGTCTATGAGGCCGAAGACACCGTGCGCGAGCGTGTCGTGGCGCTGAAGCTCATGTCGCCGACACTGTCCAGCGACCCGGTCTTCCGCACCCGGATGCAGCGCGAAGCCCGCACCGCGGGGCGGCTGCACGAACCGCATGTCGTGCCCATTCACGACTACGGCGAAATCGACGGGCAGCTCTACCTGGACATGCGCCTGATCGACGGCAAGGATCTGGCCACCATTTTGAAGCGCTACGGTCCGCTGACCCCGCCGCGAGCCGTGGCGGTGGTGCGCCAGATCGGCTCGGCCCTGGATGCCGCACACGCCGCCGGGGTGACCCATCGCGACGTGAAGCCGGAAAACATTCTGGTCAGCGGCGACGACTTCGCCTACCTCGTCGATTTCGGGATCGCCAGCGCCACCACCGACGAGAAGCTGACGCAGCTGGGCAGCACGGTGGGCACCCTTTACTACATGGCGCCGGAGCGTTTCGGCAACACCGAGGTCACCTATCGGGCCGACATCTACGCCTTGGCCTGCGTCTTGTACGAGTGCCTGACTGGATCACCGCCGTATCGAGGCGACCAGCTCAGCGTCATGGGTGCGCACCTGAGTCAGGCCATCCCCAGGCCCAGCGCCGCACGACCGGGGATCCCGGCCGCTTTCGACGAGGTGATCGCTCGCGGAATGGCCAAAGATCCGGCCGACCGATATGCCACCTGCGGCGACCTGTCCGCGGCCGCCTATGCGGCGCTGGCCACCCCCGACCAGGATCGGGCCACCGACATCTTGCAGCGCAGCCAGGTGGCCCAACTGCCGGCGGCGGTCGTCGGCCAGCCGCCCGCGGCTTTCGCACCGCCGCCGACTCCCGCCGGGTCACTGCCGCCGACTCCCGCCGGGTCACCACGCACCGGGTGGCCCCCGCCGTCGGCGCCCGGGTCGCCGGTGCCGACGGGCGCAGCACCGCAGCCCCCGTCCTGGGCCGGCGCTACCGGATGGGCCACGGGTTACAGCGGCACCACCGGGGCACCGCCATGGGGCCAACCGCCGGGGCCACCTTCAGTACCGCCCGCCGGCGGCGGCAAGCCGTGGCTTTGGGTGGGCGTTGCGGTGGCCTTCGTGGTAGCCATAACAGCCGGTCTGGGCATCGTTATCGCCCAGCCGTGGCGGTCGTCGGCACCGCGGCCGGGGCCTACGTCGTCGCCGCAGCCGGCCGACGCGGTTGAGCTTCGGGTGCTCAATGACGGCGTCTTTGTCGGCAGTTCCGCCGCCGCGACAACGATCGACATTTTCAACGAGCCGATCTGCCCGCCTTGCGGCGCTTTCATCAGGTCGTATGCGAGCGACATTGAAACCGCGGTGGCCGATAAGAAGCTCGCGGTGCGCTATCACCTGCTCAACTTCCTCGACGACCAATCGCACACCAAGAATTACTCGACGCGTGCGGTGGCGGCCTCATACTGCGTCGCGGCCCAAAATGATCCGAAGGTCTACAGCGATTTCTATTCCGCCTTGTTCGGCAGCGACTTCCAGCCCCAGGAAGGCGCCGCCTCCGACCGCACCGACGCCGAACTGGCACATCTGGCCCAGACCGTGGGCGCCAACACCACAGCGATCAGCTGCATCAAGTCAGGAAGTGACCGTGGCACCGCCCAGTCGAAGGCGGCCGCTGCCAGTGAGACCCTCGCCACGTTCAACGCCAATGGGACTCCATTCGTGTGGGACGGCAAGAAGGCCGTGGATCTGCAGAATTCGAGCTGGCTGACCAGGCTGACCGGATGA
- a CDS encoding chemotaxis protein CheB has product MSDSESWRAAQAIDIVVLVASAGGLAALSTVLQGLPHDLPAAVVVQQHLGGQGSILAQLLQRRTQARVEWAVSGQRIEPGQVTVCPPLKRLELFPDGTCVLHDAGGALDLPHDALLTAVADSFGARAVAVVLSGFGRDGAVGVAAVKAAGGIAIAQSEDTAEAPAMPRAAAEAGADVVLPLHEIAGVIADVVSGGTLPLPPSEIQAAAALFAGPREVCARLRDIDWTRSALGPVQSWPTSLRTMLRIVLASPMPMIIIWGPDRIQLYNDHYRALMGPRGAGSAQPGVLAGSVAYQRTRLRPGVQR; this is encoded by the coding sequence ATGAGCGACAGTGAAAGCTGGCGGGCCGCCCAAGCCATTGACATCGTGGTGTTGGTGGCCTCGGCCGGGGGGCTGGCCGCGTTGTCGACGGTGTTACAGGGACTGCCCCATGACCTGCCGGCCGCGGTTGTGGTTCAGCAGCATCTCGGTGGTCAGGGCAGCATCCTGGCACAGCTGCTGCAGCGCCGCACCCAAGCCCGGGTCGAGTGGGCCGTATCCGGGCAGCGCATCGAGCCCGGGCAGGTGACGGTATGTCCCCCGCTGAAGCGCTTGGAGCTCTTCCCGGACGGCACGTGCGTGCTGCACGATGCCGGCGGCGCCCTCGATCTTCCGCATGACGCCTTGTTGACGGCGGTGGCCGATTCCTTCGGCGCCCGCGCGGTGGCGGTGGTGCTGAGCGGCTTCGGCCGCGACGGCGCAGTCGGCGTGGCGGCGGTGAAGGCGGCGGGCGGCATTGCCATCGCGCAGAGCGAGGACACCGCCGAGGCTCCGGCGATGCCCCGCGCGGCCGCCGAGGCCGGCGCCGACGTGGTGTTGCCGTTGCACGAGATCGCCGGAGTGATCGCCGACGTGGTATCCGGCGGGACACTTCCGTTGCCGCCGTCTGAGATCCAGGCGGCCGCGGCCCTGTTCGCCGGCCCCCGCGAAGTCTGCGCGCGGCTACGCGACATCGATTGGACCCGATCGGCATTGGGTCCGGTGCAGTCGTGGCCGACATCGCTGCGCACCATGCTGCGGATCGTGCTGGCCAGCCCGATGCCGATGATCATCATCTGGGGCCCCGACCGGATTCAGCTGTACAACGACCACTACCGGGCGCTGATGGGACCCCGCGGGGCTGGGTCAGCCCAACCGGGAGTGCTGGCCGGAAGTGTGGCATATCAACGGACCCGTCTTCGACCGGGTGTTCAGCGGTAA
- a CDS encoding potassium channel family protein, giving the protein MRIGIAGAGKVGRSVAQELLDRGHKVLLIERQRDNFEPHTVPAADWLHSDACELSTMHEAGVQTCDVLIAATGDDKANLVMGLLAKTEFEVPRVVARINDLRNEWLFGRAWGIDVAVSTPGAMIAGVEGAIDVGHLVRMMVLREGRAALTKLTLPEDNPLVGRRVCELDLPANTALVTVLRGDAVKVPQPDDVLRAGDEMLFIADSFLERSVWAAMYSTAPARASTRPGRPPSA; this is encoded by the coding sequence ATGCGGATCGGAATTGCCGGTGCGGGCAAGGTCGGCCGGTCGGTCGCCCAGGAATTGCTGGATCGCGGCCACAAGGTCTTGCTGATCGAACGGCAGCGGGACAACTTTGAACCACACACGGTTCCCGCCGCGGACTGGCTGCACTCCGACGCGTGCGAACTGTCGACGATGCACGAGGCCGGGGTGCAGACGTGCGACGTGCTGATCGCCGCCACCGGAGACGACAAGGCAAATCTGGTGATGGGTCTGCTGGCCAAGACCGAGTTCGAGGTGCCCCGGGTGGTGGCGCGGATCAACGACCTGCGCAACGAGTGGCTGTTCGGCCGCGCCTGGGGCATCGATGTGGCGGTCTCGACGCCGGGCGCCATGATCGCCGGTGTCGAGGGTGCCATCGACGTCGGCCACCTGGTGCGGATGATGGTGTTGCGCGAGGGCCGGGCGGCGCTGACGAAACTGACGCTGCCCGAAGACAATCCGCTGGTGGGGAGGCGAGTGTGCGAGCTTGACCTACCGGCCAACACCGCTTTGGTCACCGTGCTGCGAGGTGACGCGGTCAAAGTTCCGCAGCCCGACGACGTGCTCCGGGCCGGCGACGAGATGCTGTTCATCGCCGACAGCTTCCTGGAGCGCTCGGTGTGGGCCGCCATGTACAGCACCGCACCCGCACGTGCCTCGACCAGGCCGGGCCGCCCGCCGTCGGCCTGA
- a CDS encoding acyltransferase family protein, whose protein sequence is MPATTLKSSVSARAIARHTPADRDRAVDVARLGALVVVMFGHCALLLATIDSHGVRIANLLGQLPALTPITWLVQVMPLFFLAGGAAGAYGWRRGMPWGTWLFTRAQRLCRPVFWYLAAWIAALVVVRVTVGSESAAALGSECVALLWFLGVYLVVLAFVPALTRLGTGRGVAVAVGSLLLAAAVVDQMRFAVGTAESGVANFVIVWLIPVAVGVGYARGLIGPRAAIATAVGAFTTQLTLALVGVYDVSLVVTGAERMSNVSPPTLLLALHCTWMSCAFVVAAGALRRWAARPRVWHAVAVGNGGAMTLYLWHIPSIAVAAVALHAAGLDAYDVHALGFWARLALRAVVFALVMAVVFRLLAPLEHRRLPWWDGPANATGARAVAAGALVVTAGVALVAMAKDGLGGIAGWTALGCFLAALLAARTSSGPVSRPTPAARQSGSPYSSNQ, encoded by the coding sequence ATGCCCGCGACCACGTTGAAGTCCTCTGTCAGTGCGCGTGCCATCGCGCGCCACACGCCCGCTGACCGCGACCGCGCCGTCGACGTCGCCCGCCTCGGCGCGCTGGTCGTCGTGATGTTCGGTCACTGCGCGCTGCTGCTGGCCACCATCGACTCCCATGGTGTCCGAATAGCCAACTTGCTCGGCCAGCTGCCGGCGCTAACCCCAATCACCTGGCTGGTTCAGGTGATGCCGCTGTTCTTCCTGGCCGGCGGTGCCGCGGGCGCATACGGCTGGCGCCGCGGCATGCCGTGGGGCACCTGGTTGTTCACCCGGGCGCAGCGGCTGTGCCGTCCGGTGTTCTGGTACCTCGCCGCGTGGATCGCCGCTCTGGTCGTGGTGCGTGTGACCGTCGGCTCCGAATCCGCGGCGGCACTCGGGAGCGAATGCGTCGCACTGTTGTGGTTCCTCGGCGTCTATCTCGTGGTGCTTGCCTTCGTGCCGGCGTTGACCAGGCTGGGGACGGGTCGCGGGGTGGCGGTTGCGGTCGGGTCGTTGCTGTTGGCAGCCGCCGTCGTCGACCAGATGCGGTTCGCGGTCGGCACTGCCGAGTCGGGCGTGGCGAACTTCGTGATCGTGTGGCTGATCCCGGTGGCCGTCGGTGTCGGCTATGCGCGCGGGCTGATCGGCCCTCGCGCGGCGATCGCGACGGCCGTCGGCGCGTTCACCACGCAGCTCACCCTCGCTCTGGTCGGGGTGTACGACGTGTCTTTGGTGGTGACAGGTGCCGAACGGATGTCCAACGTGTCGCCGCCGACGTTGTTGCTGGCGCTGCACTGCACGTGGATGTCGTGCGCGTTCGTCGTCGCCGCGGGCGCCCTCCGGCGGTGGGCGGCCCGACCGCGCGTCTGGCACGCCGTCGCGGTGGGTAACGGGGGAGCGATGACGCTCTACCTGTGGCACATCCCGTCGATCGCGGTTGCCGCCGTTGCCCTGCACGCCGCGGGCCTCGACGCATACGACGTGCACGCGCTCGGGTTCTGGGCTCGCCTGGCGCTGCGCGCCGTCGTCTTCGCCCTCGTCATGGCCGTGGTGTTTCGGCTGCTCGCGCCGCTCGAGCATCGACGGCTGCCATGGTGGGACGGGCCGGCTAACGCCACCGGCGCCCGGGCGGTGGCCGCCGGCGCACTGGTGGTCACGGCGGGTGTGGCGCTGGTGGCGATGGCCAAGGACGGGCTCGGCGGGATCGCGGGGTGGACAGCGCTGGGATGCTTCTTGGCGGCTTTGCTGGCTGCCCGGACGAGCTCGGGTCCGGTGTCGCGGCCGACGCCGGCCGCGCGTCAGTCGGGTTCGCCGTACTCGTCGAACCAGTAG